The nucleotide sequence TTAACTCAAAGCTACCAGGAACATAAGCTACTGTAATATTTTCAGGTTTAGCTCCTGCCTTTATCAAAGTATTATAAGCACCTTCTTGTAGTTTCGATGTTATTTGTTCGTTCCACTCAGACACTACAATAGCAAACTTCATATCCGAAGCGTCTGGAATTGTAGAAAAATCGTAATCGGATAAATTATGAAACTCTGTTGCCATCTTATTTATTCAAGAGAGCTTTATTGCGAGTTATATATTTATCTACTACGTTTGCTTCTTTAGATTGAGGATACTTTGTTTTGATTGTAGTAAATAAGTCTAATGCCGATTTATAATCTTCTAAACTTTCGTAGGCTTTTGCTGCTTTATTAAGATATATCGGACTAAGAGTTGAGCTATTAGCTTTTTTTGCTGCTTTTTTGAAATAGTCAACACCTTTTTTTGTATTTCCTAAGCTTACTTCACAGTCTCCAATCATAGCTTGCACCTGAGCTGCAAATAATTTATCTTTTCCGCTATATTTCTTTAGCATTTTAAGAGCAGCCTCATAGTCTCCTGTATTATACAAACAAATACCAGCATAAGCTTTCGCTAAGTTAGCCGAAGCTGTTCCGCTATACTCACTCATTACTTCATTGAATCCGATACAATCAGTATCATTTCCATTTAGAGCTGTTTCCCACTCTTGGTCTGCAAAATAACGTTCACATGGGAATAACGCAACCTGAGCTTTTTGTTCTCTTGGTACTAAATAAGCGTTATGAAACACGATAGCACCAACAACAATTAGTATTATCGCCACTACACCAATGATCATTTGTTTCCAATATTTATCTACAAACTGATCTGTTTTAGAAAGGATTTCTCCTACGTTTTGTTCTGCTTTAGAAGGAGCGCTTGCTTTTACTTTCTTTGCCATTTAATTCTATATTATAAAAGTATTATTACTATTTAATTGATTTAACTTTCCAATTTCAAAGCGCAAAATTAAGTTATTTAATATAATAAACGAAATTTATCATTATCTTTTTTTCTTATTTCCCTTATAAACCTCTATATTTGTACTGAAAATCAATCTTTATACAATCAAGTATATGAAGTTTTTATTTGTGGTGCAAGGAGAAGGAAGAGGTCATCTTACCCAATCAATAGCTTTAAGAGATATTTTGGTTAAGCACGGACACGAGGTTGTTGCCGTTATGGTTGGGAAAAGCAACCGAAGAGAACTTCCAGGGTTCTTTCTCAAGAATATTAAATCGCAGGTATTTACTTTCGACAGTCCTAACTTTCTGCCGGCTGCTAACAATAAGAAAACTAATATTTGGGCTTCTATCGCTTACAATTTGCTTAAATCGCCAATGTATGTTAGAAGCATATATTATATAAGGAGTAAAATTAAAGATACAAAAGCCGATGTTGTAGTAAACTTTTATGATATGATGGCGGGACTAACTTATGCTATTCACCCACCAAAAACACCACAGGTTAGTGTAGCGCATCAATATTTGTTTCTACACCCCGAATATAAATTTCCACACGAAAGCAAAGCCGAGTTAAAGATGCTAATGCTTTTCACTCGCATCACTTGCACTCGTTCGTCTAAGTTGTTTGCCCTGTCTATCGAAAAGAAAGACAATTTGCCCGATCATCATATAACTATAGTTCCTCCTCTTTTAAGGAAAAAAGTTTTAGAAACTAAAGCAACTAAAGGAGATTATCTTCACGGATATATGCTTAATGCGAACTATGCTTCTGAAATAATTGAGTATCAAAAAAACAATCCAGATATTCGTATGCACTTCTTCTGGGATAAGAAAGATGCCGAAGAGGAAACCGTTATCAACAAAAACCTTTCATTCCACAAACTGAACGACAATCTTTTTATCGATTATATGGCAGGGTGCGAAGCTTACGCAACCACAGCTGGTTTCGAGTCGGTTTGCGAAGCTATGTATTTAGGCAAGCCTGTGCTTATGGTTCCTACCCATATCGAACAATCGTGTAATGCCCACGAAGCATCGTTGGCAGGAGCTGGAATCGTAGCCGATGATTTTGATTTTGACGCTTTACTAAATTTCATTCCTAAACACAAAGCTAATCCCGAATTTAAGTCGTGGGCCGATAAGTCGGAAGAATATTGGATTAAAGAGTTCAACTTCAACCCTGAAGAATTAAACAAACAACGATTAGGCTATAAATTCGTTTTCGGAATATCTGA is from Dysgonomonadaceae bacterium PH5-43 and encodes:
- a CDS encoding uncharacterized protein (TIGR00661 family) (product_source=TIGR00661; cath_funfam=3.40.50.2000; cog=COG0707; pfam=PF13528; superfamily=53756; tigrfam=TIGR00661), producing the protein MKFLFVVQGEGRGHLTQSIALRDILVKHGHEVVAVMVGKSNRRELPGFFLKNIKSQVFTFDSPNFLPAANNKKTNIWASIAYNLLKSPMYVRSIYYIRSKIKDTKADVVVNFYDMMAGLTYAIHPPKTPQVSVAHQYLFLHPEYKFPHESKAELKMLMLFTRITCTRSSKLFALSIEKKDNLPDHHITIVPPLLRKKVLETKATKGDYLHGYMLNANYASEIIEYQKNNPDIRMHFFWDKKDAEEETVINKNLSFHKLNDNLFIDYMAGCEAYATTAGFESVCEAMYLGKPVLMVPTHIEQSCNAHEASLAGAGIVADDFDFDALLNFIPKHKANPEFKSWADKSEEYWIKEFNFNPEELNKQRLGYKFVFGISD
- a CDS encoding tetratricopeptide (TPR) repeat protein (product_source=COG0457; cath_funfam=1.25.40.10; cog=COG0457; pfam=PF13174; smart=SM00028; superfamily=48452; transmembrane_helix_parts=Inside_1_35,TMhelix_36_58,Outside_59_232) — translated: MAKKVKASAPSKAEQNVGEILSKTDQFVDKYWKQMIIGVVAIILIVVGAIVFHNAYLVPREQKAQVALFPCERYFADQEWETALNGNDTDCIGFNEVMSEYSGTASANLAKAYAGICLYNTGDYEAALKMLKKYSGKDKLFAAQVQAMIGDCEVSLGNTKKGVDYFKKAAKKANSSTLSPIYLNKAAKAYESLEDYKSALDLFTTIKTKYPQSKEANVVDKYITRNKALLNK